A section of the Citrobacter farmeri genome encodes:
- the tssE gene encoding type VI secretion system baseplate subunit TssE, with protein sequence MMSSSIPVALLDRLADETISPRESVYRELRRLFNTRAPKDAESLPALLAWGVPEWHGINADDDRVLDWFCRQLRRTILHLEPRIKALTVSVKEAHHATLALHLEAQLWDDDALLALDLTYQNGRWR encoded by the coding sequence ATGATGAGCTCCTCCATACCGGTTGCGTTACTCGACAGGCTGGCTGATGAGACTATCTCACCACGCGAGTCGGTCTACCGGGAATTGCGCAGGTTGTTCAATACCCGCGCGCCGAAGGACGCTGAATCACTCCCCGCGCTGCTCGCCTGGGGCGTTCCCGAATGGCATGGCATCAATGCCGATGATGATCGGGTGCTCGACTGGTTCTGTCGCCAGCTCAGACGCACGATTTTGCATCTTGAACCCCGCATTAAAGCATTGACGGTCAGTGTCAAAGAGGCGCATCACGCCACGCTGGCGCTCCATCTGGAAGCGCAACTGTGGGATGACGATGCGCTGTTGGCGCTGGATCTGACGTATCAAAATGGTCGTTGGCGGTAA
- the tssC gene encoding type VI secretion system contractile sheath large subunit yields the protein METVQEQAETGGQTVTLSVLDRIIQEGRMARDELQQTYARDMLEELATQILDEGMTVESDTVAMINHRIAQIDALISAQLNEVLHHPDMQRLEASWRGLHQFVMNTETSSRLKLRLLNVSRKALQNDLEKAVEFDQSALFKKLYEDEYGTFGGNPYSVLVGDYEFGRHPQDVALLEKISQVAAAAHAPFIASASPRLFDMGSFAELGVPRDLAKIFESAELIKWRAFRESDESRYVTLVLPHVLQRLPYGPDTVPVEGVNFIEDVNGLDASKYLWGNAAWKLANRITDAFALYGWCAAIRGAEGGGLVEDLPAHTFSTPSGDISLRCPTEIAITDRREKELNDLGFVALCHKKNSNTGAFFGGQTTNQARIYNTPEANANARISAMLPYILAASRFAHYLKVIMRDKVGSFMSRDEIESYLNNWIADYVLLRDSAPQEIKARYPLREARVDVSEVPGNPGVYRAVVFLRPHFQLEELTTSIRLVAELPPPAVA from the coding sequence ATGGAAACGGTTCAGGAACAGGCTGAAACGGGCGGTCAAACGGTCACGCTGAGCGTGTTGGATCGCATCATTCAGGAAGGGCGCATGGCGCGCGATGAGCTACAGCAGACCTATGCGCGCGACATGCTGGAAGAACTGGCGACGCAGATCCTTGATGAAGGTATGACGGTGGAAAGCGACACCGTCGCCATGATTAACCATCGTATCGCGCAAATTGACGCGCTCATTAGCGCTCAGCTTAACGAGGTGTTGCACCATCCGGATATGCAGCGGCTGGAGGCCTCCTGGCGTGGGCTTCACCAGTTCGTGATGAACACCGAGACCAGCTCCCGACTCAAGCTGCGTTTGCTTAACGTCTCGCGTAAAGCGCTGCAAAACGATCTCGAAAAAGCGGTGGAGTTCGATCAAAGCGCGTTGTTCAAAAAGTTGTACGAAGATGAATACGGTACTTTCGGCGGTAACCCGTATAGCGTACTGGTCGGCGATTATGAATTTGGTCGCCATCCGCAGGACGTGGCGCTACTGGAGAAAATTTCGCAGGTCGCGGCGGCGGCCCATGCCCCCTTTATTGCCTCAGCCAGCCCACGCCTGTTTGATATGGGATCGTTTGCTGAGCTGGGCGTGCCGCGCGATCTGGCGAAGATCTTCGAAAGTGCCGAGTTGATCAAATGGCGGGCATTCCGTGAGAGCGATGAGTCCCGCTATGTGACGTTAGTTTTGCCTCACGTATTGCAGCGCTTGCCTTATGGCCCGGATACCGTGCCCGTGGAAGGGGTCAACTTCATTGAGGACGTCAACGGTCTGGATGCCAGTAAGTATCTGTGGGGCAACGCGGCGTGGAAGCTGGCAAACCGGATCACCGATGCCTTTGCGCTGTACGGCTGGTGCGCGGCGATTCGCGGTGCGGAAGGCGGCGGTTTGGTGGAAGATCTCCCGGCGCATACTTTCAGCACCCCATCCGGCGACATCAGTTTGCGTTGTCCGACGGAGATTGCCATTACCGATCGCCGCGAAAAAGAGCTGAACGATCTCGGTTTTGTTGCTCTGTGCCACAAGAAGAACAGCAACACGGGCGCTTTTTTTGGTGGCCAAACCACTAATCAGGCACGGATCTACAACACGCCGGAAGCCAATGCCAACGCACGCATTTCCGCGATGCTGCCATACATTCTTGCCGCTTCCCGCTTTGCCCACTATCTCAAGGTCATTATGCGCGACAAAGTCGGCAGTTTTATGAGCCGCGACGAGATTGAAAGCTACCTCAATAACTGGATTGCCGACTACGTTCTGCTGCGCGACAGCGCGCCGCAGGAGATCAAAGCCCGTTACCCGCTGCGCGAAGCGCGGGTTGACGTCAGTGAAGTCCCCGGCAATCCGGGTGTTTATCGTGCCGTCGTTTTTCTGCGCCCGCATTTCCAACTGGAAGAGTTGACCACCTCAATTCGTCTGGTTGCTGAGCTGCCACCACCGGCAGTTGCCTGA
- the tssF gene encoding type VI secretion system baseplate subunit TssF, with protein sequence MDDRLLEDYLQELRWLRAASGEFSRQHPKIAARLRLSEFDCPDPHVERLLEGFALQSARLNQRLDEGFSELSESLLELLTPHLLRPYPSFATARFTPDPLAGDLTQGYSLPAGTPLYALTAEGETVWWRTALQHTLWPVAIDDLAWLDASAARQACGLSQAQGALSLRLRCLPPWQFSTLTMRTLRIYLGGSPQINAALFDLLYAHAIGPQRPQPVGLENAEHLLASEPGVESSGLALSAWMHCPQALMYFDLPIPQTQHGDTMTLCIPFRRAPDTALHLTRDDVRLDCVPVVNLFTRTSEPLPVGHTHSEYRLVADLYDKEMQIYRIAQLWMSRRDEAWPVPPYYGAQQHADARWFWHARRHYRQENDLWLTLVDSRFDPFAADEEATLTATLLCTNGECASSLMAGTPLAFDFPGPIAQVCLLGTPTDPGQSVRQRNARWKLVSSLVLNHVSLTEGDEALASLKEMLSLYASSGESVAVWQQIDGIRAMRCERASEHSGRDAWRGWRNGIRVTLTLDPQAFTASSRLLFAAIIARFLAHNATANCFVHTVLQDDSEEIPLWRDTDPTRPIV encoded by the coding sequence ATGGACGACAGGTTGCTGGAGGATTATTTGCAGGAACTCCGGTGGTTGCGTGCCGCCAGCGGTGAATTTTCCCGCCAGCATCCGAAGATCGCCGCTCGCCTGCGTTTAAGCGAATTTGACTGTCCCGACCCGCATGTCGAGCGGCTGCTGGAAGGGTTCGCGCTGCAAAGCGCGCGCCTGAACCAGCGGCTGGACGAAGGGTTTAGCGAACTGAGTGAATCGCTTCTGGAACTGCTCACCCCGCATCTGCTGCGCCCCTATCCCTCATTTGCCACCGCCCGCTTTACGCCCGATCCGCTGGCGGGCGATCTGACGCAGGGCTACTCGCTGCCCGCTGGCACGCCGCTGTACGCGCTGACGGCAGAGGGTGAAACGGTCTGGTGGCGTACCGCATTGCAGCATACGCTGTGGCCGGTCGCGATCGATGACCTCGCCTGGCTCGATGCGAGTGCGGCTCGTCAGGCGTGCGGGTTAAGCCAGGCGCAGGGCGCATTGTCGCTTCGTCTTCGTTGTTTACCGCCCTGGCAGTTTTCCACGCTGACGATGCGCACGCTGCGCATTTATCTGGGGGGTTCTCCGCAGATTAACGCCGCGCTTTTTGACCTGCTGTATGCCCACGCGATAGGCCCACAGCGTCCGCAGCCGGTAGGGCTCGAAAATGCGGAGCACCTGCTGGCGAGCGAGCCAGGCGTCGAGTCAAGCGGGCTGGCGTTGAGCGCCTGGATGCACTGCCCGCAGGCGCTGATGTATTTCGACTTGCCGATCCCGCAGACCCAGCACGGCGACACGATGACGCTCTGCATTCCTTTTCGTCGCGCCCCGGACACGGCGCTGCATCTGACACGGGACGATGTGCGTCTCGACTGCGTACCGGTGGTAAATCTGTTTACGCGAACCTCGGAGCCGCTGCCCGTCGGGCACACGCACAGCGAATACCGGCTGGTCGCCGATCTCTACGACAAAGAGATGCAAATCTACCGCATTGCGCAACTGTGGATGAGCCGACGCGATGAAGCCTGGCCAGTGCCACCCTATTACGGTGCGCAACAGCATGCTGATGCCCGTTGGTTCTGGCATGCGCGGCGACATTATCGGCAGGAGAACGATCTCTGGCTGACGCTGGTGGACAGCCGTTTTGATCCCTTTGCCGCCGATGAAGAGGCCACGCTGACGGCAACGCTTCTGTGTACCAACGGGGAGTGTGCATCGTCGCTGATGGCAGGAACCCCGCTGGCCTTTGATTTTCCGGGGCCGATAGCTCAGGTCTGTTTGCTGGGCACGCCGACGGATCCGGGTCAGTCCGTAAGGCAGCGGAACGCGCGCTGGAAGTTGGTTTCCTCACTGGTACTTAATCATGTGTCGCTGACCGAAGGCGACGAGGCGCTGGCATCACTAAAAGAGATGCTCTCTCTGTATGCCTCTTCAGGAGAATCGGTGGCAGTCTGGCAGCAGATCGACGGCATTCGCGCGATGCGCTGCGAGCGGGCCAGCGAACATTCTGGTCGTGATGCATGGCGCGGCTGGCGTAACGGTATTCGGGTCACGCTGACGCTGGATCCTCAGGCGTTCACCGCCAGCAGTCGCCTGCTTTTTGCTGCAATTATCGCCCGTTTTCTGGCGCATAACGCCACGGCAAACTGCTTTGTACATACCGTATTACAGGATGACAGTGAGGAGATCCCGCTATGGCGCGATACCGATCCCACCCGGCCGATAGTGTGA
- a CDS encoding T6SS protein Cts2N, with product MKLKTVTIDTVAHANDNTPVAVDIVAIADASLVPVVQTLSATQWFNARAQLQRDYPGGLHVWSLELVPGSRFSADDNPLSGAPAEATLLFARYRSEGEHRLRLDNITSLHLQLMADEAILSPEQGK from the coding sequence GTGAAATTAAAGACGGTGACCATCGACACCGTTGCTCACGCTAATGATAACACCCCTGTCGCCGTGGATATTGTCGCCATTGCCGATGCCTCGCTTGTGCCGGTGGTACAGACGCTTTCGGCAACGCAGTGGTTTAACGCCAGAGCGCAACTACAGCGCGATTACCCTGGCGGTTTGCACGTCTGGTCTCTGGAACTGGTTCCCGGCTCCCGCTTTAGCGCTGATGACAATCCGCTAAGCGGTGCTCCCGCAGAAGCCACGCTATTGTTCGCCCGCTATCGTAGCGAAGGCGAGCACCGTCTGCGGCTGGACAACATCACCTCCCTGCATCTGCAACTGATGGCGGACGAGGCGATACTGTCACCTGAACAAGGAAAGTAA
- the tssB gene encoding type VI secretion system contractile sheath small subunit yields MAESIQHKLSRIRPPRVQITYDVETGGAIEKKELPLVVGILADLSGQPASPPEKLRDRRFVDIDRDNFDDVLGSIAPRLALQVENRLANDDSKFNIELHFKTIEDFSPLNIIDQVKPLQRLFLARQRLRDLLTKLDGNDDLDALLQQVVNDNAELQALRPTTEDKPAENA; encoded by the coding sequence ATGGCAGAGAGTATTCAGCATAAACTCAGTCGTATTAGACCTCCGCGGGTACAAATTACTTATGACGTTGAAACGGGGGGAGCAATAGAAAAAAAGGAATTACCTCTTGTGGTCGGTATTTTAGCCGATCTATCCGGTCAGCCAGCCTCTCCACCTGAAAAGCTACGTGACCGGCGGTTTGTCGATATCGATCGTGATAATTTTGATGATGTGCTCGGGTCGATAGCACCTCGTCTGGCGCTCCAGGTGGAAAATCGGCTGGCGAATGATGACAGCAAATTCAACATCGAGCTTCATTTCAAAACCATCGAAGATTTCTCTCCTCTCAACATTATCGATCAAGTGAAACCCCTACAGCGTCTGTTTCTTGCCCGCCAGCGCCTGCGCGATCTGCTGACCAAACTGGATGGCAATGACGATCTGGATGCTCTGCTCCAGCAGGTGGTCAATGATAACGCTGAACTTCAGGCGTTGCGGCCAACAACAGAAGACAAGCCGGCAGAAAACGCCTAA
- the tssH gene encoding type VI secretion system ATPase TssH, protein MDLKALVQRLNPNCFRALELAAERSRAQGHWFVEPEHLLLALLDEEQGDLTCCLGEAAIPADRLREEIQRTQAQFKTGCTRMPVFSVQLVELLEGAILLATFQGLAQVRSALLLLALLTRERLRSQLAQGMPLLLGIQAITLENQWRNWCRLSVEERNAPQSDDRPDHESGVLDQFTHDLTRDAREGRIDPIIGRDSEIRQCIDILLRRRQNNPILVGAPGVGKTAVAEGLARRIAEGSVPPPLRDVALLALDLGLLQAGAGVKGEFEQRLKGVIDAVKKSPLPIVLFIDEAHTLIGAGGTEGGSDAANLLKPALARGELRTLAATTWQEYKKYFEKDPALDRRFQRIQIEEPDEHRAVVMLRAVADKLEAHHGVQILDSAIRETVRLSQRYISGRQLPDKAISVLDTACARVALAQHDVPPALEEIRQQRAAIDEEGQRLNRELLVGVDHHDRLCELEVQAEKLQIQAREVEGRWQDERQRVGELLAARQRMLNLSERPDEDDEELEQQLVECAALISKLETAAAQLREEVPLVADCVDAATVAAVISGWTGIPLGQMLTDEAHALRTLVERMSERVMGQQAALETIVQRLRAYRSGLTDPQKPVGVFLLVGPTGVGKTETACALADALYGGERNLITINLSEYQEAHTVSQLKGAPPGYVGYGSGGALTEAVRRRPYSVVLLDEIEKAHPDVLEAFYNVFDKGVMEDGTGLIVDFKNTVMLATSNVGAELILDTPASELNSERFNAALREELLTHFRPAFLARMTTVAYRALDEEILKGIVLAKLEKLAQRYFVATGERLTMDEGLIARVMEKCQGAGARDVENLVVGEVMGRND, encoded by the coding sequence ATGGATTTAAAAGCGTTAGTACAACGACTGAACCCGAATTGCTTTCGCGCGCTGGAGCTGGCGGCTGAACGGAGCCGGGCGCAGGGACACTGGTTTGTTGAACCGGAACATTTGCTGCTGGCCCTGCTGGATGAGGAACAGGGCGATCTGACCTGTTGCCTCGGGGAGGCGGCGATCCCCGCGGATCGGCTGCGTGAAGAGATTCAGCGCACCCAGGCGCAGTTTAAAACCGGCTGTACGCGCATGCCGGTATTTTCCGTCCAGCTAGTGGAACTGCTGGAAGGGGCCATTCTGCTGGCGACCTTCCAGGGTCTTGCGCAGGTGCGGTCGGCGTTGCTGCTGCTGGCATTGCTGACCCGCGAACGGCTGCGTAGCCAACTGGCGCAGGGGATGCCGTTGTTGCTCGGTATCCAGGCCATCACGCTGGAAAACCAGTGGCGGAACTGGTGCCGACTGTCCGTGGAGGAGCGAAACGCGCCGCAGTCTGACGATCGCCCTGACCATGAAAGCGGCGTACTGGATCAATTTACCCACGACCTGACCCGCGATGCCCGCGAGGGGCGGATCGACCCGATCATCGGTCGCGATAGCGAGATCCGTCAGTGTATCGACATTCTGCTGCGCCGTCGGCAGAACAACCCGATTCTGGTCGGCGCGCCTGGCGTCGGGAAAACGGCCGTTGCCGAAGGGCTGGCGCGACGCATTGCTGAAGGCAGCGTGCCGCCGCCGCTGCGCGACGTGGCGCTGCTGGCGCTCGATCTCGGCCTGTTGCAGGCGGGGGCAGGCGTGAAGGGTGAATTTGAGCAGCGGCTTAAAGGGGTGATTGACGCAGTCAAAAAATCCCCACTGCCGATCGTCCTGTTTATCGACGAAGCTCATACGCTGATTGGCGCGGGTGGCACCGAGGGCGGCAGCGACGCCGCCAACCTGCTGAAACCGGCCCTGGCGCGCGGTGAGCTGCGAACTCTCGCGGCGACCACCTGGCAGGAGTACAAGAAATATTTCGAGAAGGATCCCGCGCTGGACCGGCGCTTTCAGCGTATCCAGATTGAAGAACCGGATGAGCATCGCGCGGTGGTGATGCTGCGGGCGGTGGCCGACAAGCTGGAAGCGCATCATGGCGTACAGATCCTCGACAGTGCGATTCGCGAAACGGTGCGCCTGTCGCAGCGCTACATCTCCGGACGACAGCTGCCGGATAAAGCCATCAGCGTGCTCGACACCGCCTGCGCGCGCGTGGCGTTGGCGCAGCATGACGTGCCGCCTGCGCTCGAAGAGATCCGCCAGCAACGGGCGGCCATCGACGAAGAGGGACAACGGCTGAATCGCGAGCTGCTGGTGGGCGTTGATCATCACGACCGGCTGTGCGAGCTGGAGGTGCAGGCGGAGAAACTCCAGATTCAGGCGCGGGAGGTGGAAGGGCGCTGGCAGGATGAGCGCCAGCGGGTCGGCGAGCTGCTCGCTGCCCGTCAGCGGATGCTGAATCTGAGCGAACGGCCCGATGAAGATGACGAAGAACTGGAGCAGCAGTTGGTGGAGTGCGCGGCGCTGATTAGCAAGCTGGAAACCGCCGCCGCGCAGCTGCGAGAGGAAGTGCCGCTGGTGGCCGATTGCGTAGACGCCGCCACCGTCGCCGCCGTGATTAGCGGCTGGACGGGGATCCCGCTCGGGCAGATGCTGACCGATGAAGCCCACGCCCTGCGTACGCTGGTCGAGCGGATGAGCGAACGGGTGATGGGACAACAGGCGGCGCTGGAAACCATTGTTCAGCGCCTGCGCGCATACCGCAGCGGCCTGACCGACCCGCAGAAGCCGGTCGGTGTGTTCCTGCTGGTGGGGCCGACCGGCGTCGGCAAAACTGAAACCGCGTGTGCGCTGGCCGATGCCCTGTACGGCGGCGAACGTAACCTCATCACCATTAATCTTTCCGAGTATCAGGAAGCGCACACCGTCAGCCAGCTCAAAGGCGCGCCGCCGGGTTACGTCGGCTACGGCAGCGGTGGGGCATTAACCGAAGCCGTACGCCGTCGCCCCTATTCGGTGGTGCTGCTCGACGAAATCGAAAAGGCGCACCCGGACGTGCTGGAGGCGTTTTATAACGTTTTCGATAAGGGCGTAATGGAAGACGGCACCGGGCTGATTGTCGATTTTAAAAATACAGTGATGCTGGCAACCAGCAACGTTGGCGCGGAGCTTATTCTCGACACGCCAGCTTCTGAATTAAACAGCGAGCGGTTTAATGCGGCATTGCGCGAGGAGTTATTAACACATTTCCGCCCGGCGTTTTTAGCAAGGATGACCACGGTGGCCTATCGCGCGTTAGATGAAGAAATATTAAAAGGCATTGTGCTGGCGAAATTGGAGAAATTAGCACAGCGATATTTTGTGGCGACGGGGGAGCGGTTAACTATGGATGAGGGGTTAATCGCGCGCGTTATGGAAAAATGCCAGGGCGCAGGAGCCAGGGATGTGGAAAACCTGGTGGTTGGGGAAGTTATGGGGCGAAATGATTGA
- a CDS encoding type VI secretion system baseplate subunit TssG, with amino-acid sequence MARYRSHPADSVIAQLRREPWRFSLEQCVRLLELSGVSPELRGERGLTFAPAEIGRLQGACVQVRSLGLGGADGVLPYGVLEALPQAAQDFLSLFEQRLIEHDCRSRSAYRLVTPYARREQAAGGELMQALCGFLTTSRPAQVSLSLIQSGLLANRRRSAAGFVALAAAMMNISVSVEEFAGRWQVLPADAQSRTGCRLGRNSVAGRHAWHQHAGIRLHLIASSAAQWRTFLPGGEGFTTLSFAGRLWFGAAISLELVMRGTLTLDTCLSRARPPRLGRTAQLQGRKASPCCCRLFFREDEHGFKSVSTTTEPELLSRAGAGG; translated from the coding sequence ATGGCGCGATACCGATCCCACCCGGCCGATAGTGTGATAGCGCAACTTCGGCGCGAACCTTGGCGCTTTTCGCTGGAGCAGTGCGTCCGGTTACTCGAACTGAGCGGCGTGTCGCCTGAACTGCGCGGTGAGCGGGGACTGACCTTTGCCCCGGCGGAGATTGGCCGTTTGCAGGGGGCATGCGTGCAGGTGCGAAGCCTTGGTCTGGGCGGCGCGGACGGCGTTTTACCCTACGGCGTGCTGGAGGCGCTGCCGCAGGCGGCGCAGGATTTCCTCAGCCTGTTTGAGCAGCGGTTGATTGAACACGACTGCCGGAGCCGAAGCGCATATCGACTGGTGACGCCTTATGCCCGGCGAGAGCAGGCGGCAGGGGGAGAACTCATGCAGGCGCTGTGTGGCTTTTTGACCACGTCGCGTCCGGCGCAGGTGTCGTTATCGCTGATCCAAAGCGGTCTGTTGGCAAACCGCAGGCGTTCCGCCGCAGGATTCGTCGCACTGGCGGCGGCGATGATGAACATCAGCGTGTCGGTGGAAGAGTTTGCGGGGCGCTGGCAGGTACTGCCTGCCGATGCGCAGAGCCGCACCGGCTGTCGGCTGGGGCGCAACAGCGTGGCGGGTCGCCATGCCTGGCATCAACACGCGGGCATCCGGCTCCATCTGATCGCCAGCAGTGCCGCGCAATGGCGCACGTTTTTACCCGGGGGCGAAGGCTTCACCACGCTGAGCTTTGCCGGGCGCCTCTGGTTTGGCGCGGCAATTTCGCTGGAGCTTGTCATGCGTGGGACGTTGACGCTCGACACCTGTCTTTCACGCGCGCGGCCTCCGCGCCTGGGGCGTACCGCACAGCTACAGGGGCGCAAAGCGTCGCCGTGCTGCTGTCGTCTGTTTTTCAGGGAGGATGAACATGGATTTAAAAGCGTTAGTACAACGACTGAACCCGAATTGCTTTCGCGCGCTGGAGCTGGCGGCTGA
- a CDS encoding Hcp family type VI secretion system effector encodes MDAIFLKLDDIKGESQADGFNDQIEIMSYSHNVAMQVTNDVSNTERTSGRAHVGEMSLTKFVDLATPVLNEYCCSGKMIKEAKLTLCRNDDGKMLPFIVYTLTNVVISHLSVSGGSGGKPVETMSLNFTKIKWEITAQKSEGTQQGTSSSVWDMTMNKKGS; translated from the coding sequence ATGGATGCTATTTTTTTAAAACTGGACGATATCAAGGGTGAAAGTCAGGCTGATGGCTTTAACGATCAGATTGAGATCATGTCCTACAGCCACAACGTGGCGATGCAGGTGACCAACGATGTCAGCAACACCGAACGTACCTCCGGGCGTGCGCACGTGGGGGAGATGTCGCTGACCAAGTTTGTCGATCTCGCCACCCCGGTACTCAACGAATACTGCTGTAGCGGCAAAATGATCAAAGAAGCAAAGCTGACGCTGTGCCGCAATGATGACGGAAAAATGCTGCCTTTTATCGTCTATACCCTGACCAATGTCGTCATCTCTCACCTGAGCGTAAGCGGCGGGTCCGGCGGTAAACCGGTCGAAACGATGTCGTTGAATTTCACCAAAATCAAATGGGAAATCACCGCGCAGAAATCGGAGGGGACCCAGCAGGGAACCAGTTCTTCGGTCTGGGATATGACGATGAATAAGAAAGGGAGCTAA
- the tssK gene encoding type VI secretion system baseplate subunit TssK → MTTIPAMVCWYEGMAMLPQHFQLQSLRHDTLAAALAGHANPWFWGVNHLEIDDAALCAGTLRLLRLTAIMPDGLPIDYDIQRDPPLEFDCTRLLPATADSEHTLWLALPSANRGGQWQPFTTRFRSITSAPLPDLSSGEFPESIASWQPAPRLVSQHERADLLCLPLIQVVYTEGGFRRNDWFPPSPQVVEGSTLCQQARELCLLAREKILFLSREAQLARQNDHTHNWLWLTLCLQSIQGVLPLLECLVNSGKSHPVDLFRTLCLFCGQTAVLTQDKPLPWLPGFDYENMQPGFTTLFTLLRTQLACIHRRRLRLRFTPGEDDFSLRLPDEIRAGEQVVIGILMPDGSPLSAIDWLQSSLIACQPFQPILRRQRMHGMSVAPLTTQQRTEWETDSTIALFTLTLTTQWFEHDAPLIIAPLHKTSVSPEKIMLYRQEAQHHADGD, encoded by the coding sequence ATGACGACAATTCCGGCAATGGTCTGCTGGTATGAAGGTATGGCGATGTTACCGCAGCATTTCCAGTTGCAGTCGCTGCGTCATGACACTCTCGCCGCCGCGCTTGCAGGTCATGCTAATCCGTGGTTCTGGGGCGTGAACCATCTGGAGATTGACGATGCCGCGCTTTGCGCCGGTACTCTGCGGCTCTTACGCCTGACGGCGATCATGCCCGATGGCTTACCCATTGACTACGATATCCAACGCGATCCGCCGCTGGAATTTGACTGCACTCGTCTGCTCCCGGCAACGGCCGACAGCGAACACACCCTCTGGCTGGCGCTACCGTCGGCAAACCGCGGCGGTCAGTGGCAGCCGTTTACCACCCGTTTTCGTTCCATCACCAGCGCACCGCTGCCCGATTTATCCAGCGGAGAGTTTCCCGAATCTATTGCCAGTTGGCAGCCCGCACCACGCCTGGTCAGCCAGCATGAACGCGCCGACCTCCTCTGTCTGCCGCTGATCCAGGTGGTCTACACCGAAGGGGGATTTCGCCGCAACGACTGGTTTCCCCCATCACCTCAGGTGGTCGAGGGCAGCACGCTCTGCCAACAGGCTCGTGAGCTTTGTCTGCTGGCCAGAGAAAAAATCCTGTTTCTCAGCCGTGAAGCACAGCTCGCCAGGCAGAACGACCATACCCACAACTGGCTCTGGCTAACGCTTTGCCTGCAAAGTATTCAGGGCGTGCTGCCGCTGCTGGAATGTCTGGTAAACAGTGGAAAGTCCCATCCGGTGGATCTGTTTCGCACACTGTGTTTGTTCTGCGGTCAGACCGCTGTCCTGACTCAGGATAAACCTCTGCCCTGGCTTCCCGGCTTCGACTACGAAAACATGCAGCCAGGATTTACCACGCTGTTTACGCTATTGCGCACGCAACTGGCATGTATCCACCGCCGTCGACTACGACTGCGTTTTACTCCCGGGGAAGACGACTTCTCCCTGAGGCTGCCTGATGAAATACGCGCGGGCGAACAGGTGGTGATCGGTATCCTGATGCCTGACGGCAGCCCGCTGTCGGCGATCGACTGGCTACAGTCGTCGCTGATTGCCTGCCAGCCGTTTCAGCCGATCTTACGCCGCCAGCGCATGCACGGCATGTCCGTCGCGCCGCTTACGACACAACAGCGGACGGAGTGGGAAACCGACAGCACCATCGCGCTGTTTACCCTCACGCTCACCACGCAATGGTTTGAGCACGACGCCCCACTGATCATCGCCCCACTGCATAAGACCAGCGTCAGTCCTGAGAAGATCATGCTCTATCGGCAGGAGGCGCAACACCATGCCGATGGCGACTGA